Sequence from the Rutidosis leptorrhynchoides isolate AG116_Rl617_1_P2 chromosome 3, CSIRO_AGI_Rlap_v1, whole genome shotgun sequence genome:
agtaaaatctatttaaaactaaagcgataagtgacatcgtaaaattctaaagcgcctaaatcttaatctaaagaaaaagctcttaagggattttacggcaaagcctaaaaatctagaaatataaaataactacggtaaaaactaagttttaaactaattacgaacgataaatatataaattatgaattaaacgataaaaatatacaatttataaaaagaaaataaaaattgataaaattacttatttttataaaaatattatttttatattattatttaataaaagtattaatttataattaataaaactaattaaaacatataattaattaaaactaaacttaaactaattatattaaattaaaaccctaattctaattaattaataataataataaaaccgaACCCTAGTTCTGTCGGCTAAGGTACCAGACctgtcacctcagctcatgcgatcgcatgagttgagggttatttttccatgcggtcgcatggatccgAAAACCATGCCAGATTGTTGGGCTTCTACAGTTTCGGCCCGAATacctttttaatatatatttttttaaatttatacaaaataaaacgtaataaaaactattaaaaaataaatttacttattagttttaatttttaacaaaagaaaaaaaatacaaatttttaatttaaacacttaaaaatatagaaatatatttttctttttttatgtttttatatttttaaaacttatgtaattttatttttacaaaaatagcttaaaaactaaatttttttatagctttctatggcgtccccggcagcggcgccaaaaatacttgatgtgtgtgaggggtagtacgaaatagattatattttactacgaaatactattaaatacgctacaattttacacaagttattcatttatttattgaatggatatacctaaaccttgctacaacacttataggcagtgtacctaatcgtagagtagtatagtttttagtaagtccgattcgttccacagggagctagctgagtttaacgctatatatattttaaactatatttgtataaatatatatatatatatatatatatatatatatatatatatatatatatataagcagtattattattataaaagggggtttttaccgtttagtgactggtttgtcgattttatgccttaagtcacaattaaaacctaatgtaaaatattaaatataaatataacttaatttaaagcgtaaagtaaatgacgataaataaaagtacgataaataaaattgcaataatttaaagtacgataaataaaatgacgataaataaaatgacggtaaataaaagtacgatgagatataaattaaaggaattatgcttatttaaacttccgtaatcgtgatgtttgacgtgttaattttaatttattaccattggttaattgtcctttgtcctggattattcgatatgtccatctggttttatccataatagtccatcggtcataattataaagtgcgagagtcttcgccaaattaaccttatacccgaagtcaaatattccaactaattggggacttaaactgtaacaaggtcttaaaactttgtttaatgaatacaccaggttatcgactgcgtgtaatccaaggttttaatactttgttaacaattacaccaattacccttgaatgtaatccacccctgttttaatgagtccaatgactattaatccatccccgtgtccggtcaaatgaataattattagtatttatagatatcccgcccaccgtacccattcaagcgtatgtggttaaatataaatacatcaaattataaatctctatattaaatcaacgagatatcatttaattaatataaagcccattaatagcccatagtctaatttccacaagtgtcggtcttttgtccgaaccccaattatggtccaaagcccaataaccccgtcttaatatttagtccaacatcacgattacttcggcttaaataaacataataataacttagctacgagacattaatttaaaaaagtttgaacataacttacaatgagtattaatcgcgtagtgttacacggatagaatttcgacttataaacttaaaacattcgccactataaccttattattattattattattattattattattaacttaatattaaaattataattataattaaaatataaatatatattgagagagtaagagataagATTGAATATGGTGTAAAACTCGTCgaaattcgttgcaatttatagacctggccagacttctgggctcatgcgatcgcatgagaattactcatgctggccatgcgatcgcatggccgccttctcCTGGTCACATttcatttaaaacgtgggctgctgagttttaataatatataatataatatatataattttatataattatatatatattatattatatttttgtgctctgttgacttataattttagctctgttgactcgcgcgttgatgctcggtttatgtctcggttttggatttttgaacgtcctttcgtacgatttaatatcttgtactttgcgttttgcggcttgtactcttgtaatttttgaacgtttctcagcaataatttgaaccacttggattgtactttgtactttttagcattttggttgtttgcgtcttcaaaacgtcgaatctatcttttgtcttcaccttttattatttaaacgaatatcacttgtaaatagaacaattgcaaccaaaagcttgtctttcttgaaggataatgctatgaaatatatgttcgtttttagcattatcattttgtcataattgaaatattatgactacataatactaattgttattttctaatgacaattacttggcttattggttgcttagttacgcttagtgttttactaatgtaCACTAGTTAGCCTTAATGGATTTTTTACTTTAatagacttaagcccaccctactctagctaatggacttttaagctagcccaattttaatggatttatgacccattaagatgtaggacaaaaacccattaagatgagccaacatactagcatttttgttaaccattactacacatgttgcatgggatcccaacaacaagcaccacctttagaccaccaccatgcaaaaagcgaaaagttgtcccccttgtcctcCCCTTGGCCTACGGTTTTGGAGACACAAagcaccacctccaccactataaatacaagccttattctttcatttcacacttgatctcattctcattttacacacacttgctctctaattatctctctagtctttctcacactaaaattgtaagttcttgaattttatttctttttctttttcttctttagtTTCAacatcatcaaaggatcaagctttttagcttttgatcttgttatatcttgtagattcaaactttgatttgaatccttcaagaacatgaaagatcaaaacttgtttggatctaagctttatagcttaagatcactttatttttgttaaaaaataaaacttgtgtttatgatcttcatgaaacttgaagatctagctttttgctctaaagatcttcaagaaaataaaagattcaagctttctagctttgaaatctcataattgttgttaagggatccaagctttctagcttagggtttcattattttgtttagatctaagctttttaagtttatgatctcattacttttactagatcttagctttctagcttatgatctcattaatcttgtaaaaatccaagctttctagcttagggtttcttaacacttgagatctaagttattattgtaggtatcacttacttggaacctttttataatttttatggtgataaaaatcaagtattcatcatctcatatgatgaagatgcataaacttgtatcaaaaggacaaaggttgaagctttattgtgattatacaataaagagacaaccttgatgttcaaaacttgtagaaagttagattttacttttagttgtgtgttgatggttaaaacttagtcataatgatgctaaaacatcaaagagttgtatacttgaggcttatacgcatcaaggatgggaaccgtgataagcatcaagcaccaagaaacccaccggagcacttgtttctgtttttcagggtctgatcagactcttgggacttctggaaagttgattttcagatagttcggtttgagtagatgacttttcatttgagactcacctaaatccgatatacggtttaggatttatagccttctgaaaatcactacgccttcgtaacgacgtgctgaaatttatgacctactcgcgcttgaaccatcgccacggtcaaacgacatcgagttaggatctgaaaattggatagcggtaagaggactcacaaacagagccttggccactgaccgcgcgtcatttcagtttgtatagaggtcgtagcagctgtccgaagtcagccctttgttttgatctctattcttgttgaaaacttactttatcttttacgtaagatgatgatgatgatcatacttaagacttaacttatttacttttaaaccttttgggaaaattaatgacttagtaaccattgacttaggttgaggaccttttggatcgaccaacttacttttttggaccgacttactacttgcttacattttcgtatcgattttaccgcacattcactgtgagttatagctcccttttactttactatttttaggactgagaatacatgcgctttttatgttttacatactagacatgagtacttaaactttatatatttgtgggtgatataacggcacaaagaatCCCCTTAGCACGGttatgtttaatcattggtttttgaaccggtgaacgtgaatattagatatggatccatagggtttgatatccccactcgggctagtcgcgctagcatttaacagatgtttaatactttgagaacatgcactcgccaagtgtacttttagggggtgatatttattttacgttaagttagttaccggttgcccacggataagcatatactttatcatacggatttgagatactattttgaatacgaaatctcgtggtctacattacattgttgtttacaatcaaactatagctcaccaacattcgtgttgactttttaaagcatgtatttctcaggtgcttagacgttgttgcttccactgttagacttgctgttatagtcttggtgttatagacttgctgttacagactcgctgtgttagacttcccctgcattgtttagagatgtctcaatcatggaacttttactttgctttcacaacttatgttacatttgaacaatggttttgtaatgacctttgtgtcacatacttatgttaatgctttctattcatagaagcacattatccttgtaaaacatttgacgttggtaaagacgtcatcttttgtaaaacatttgacgttggtaaaaacgttacatTTTCATgagtgcaaaacttgttttaaaacagcatatagtgttgtaaccgtgtaaagatcctgttgttgatgatctgtacacgttgattttgtacggggcgtcacatatttGATATCAATTGAGGGTTCTAAGCTATCATTATTGGGTTCATTTTCCAAATGAGATTCCTTCTCATTTGATGATTCAACTTCATTTGACTCGATTTGAGTCGGGGTGGTGACTATGGCATTTTCCtcaataacatcatcatcaactAGTGGTTTGATCTTAGAGGGTGGAGGTGTTTCATCAAAAGTGACATCTAGGAATTCTTCTATAACATTTATGTATCTATTTAGTACCCAATATGCTTTAATTGCTACCGAATATCCTAAGAATACTCCTTCATATGCCTTGGGTTCAAATtttgtaagatattcctttttgtttaagataAAACATTTGCAACCAAAGACTCTAAGAAGACTCACGGTGGGTTTTTGACCGTTTAGTAATTCGTAAGGTGTCTTATTCATTTGGGGTCTAATTAAAACTCTATTTTGTATGTAGGTTGAGGTGGCCACGGCTTCACTCCATAACTTTTGAGGtattgattgttcatttaacattgtTCAACTCATTTCTTAAAGAGTTCGGTTTTTCCTTTCAACTACCCCATTAGATTGAGGAGTGCGAGGAGCCGAGAAATTATGAGAAATACCttttaaatcacaaaagactccaaattgaaCATCATTATCAAATTCCCTCCCATCGTCCGTTCTAATGGTAACAATAGTGTTACCTAACAAGTTTTGTATTTTAGTGGCAAAAATTACGAATCTTTCGAACGCATCATTTTTGTGTTTTAAAAATAGTGTCCACGTGTACCTAGAGTAATCATCTACAATAACTAGGGTATAGTGATTTCTACAATAACTTTGAACGGCGGAAGGCCCAAATAGATCCATATGTAAAATTTCTAAGCATCTCCTAGTTGAAATGAAGTTCTTAAGCTTATGACTAGCATGGACTTGTATTGCTACTTAACATGCATCACAAAAATGAGTATCATACTTAAACTTAGGCAAGTCCCTAACAATTTCTTTTGAGGATATGTTATGAATTAATTTCATGTTAGCATGCCCTAATCTTCTATGCCATAAGGTAATAGTATCATGAATGGATGTAAGGCAAATATCTACATGCTTAAATTTATCTAACCTACATGTGTAAAGGCCTTTCTTCCTAATTCCATCTATAATATTTCTACCATCCTTAGTTATATGTGATGAAGTTTTAGTAAAGTTCATGTTATATCCTTTATCACATATTTTTCCTACGCTAAGAAAGTTAAAGCTAAGGTTCCTAATATGCAAGACATCTTCAAGGGTAATCTTACAATTAGTGATATTACCTTTACCGACTATTTTTCCTCGcacatcgccaccaaagattacGTCACCTCCATTATGCTCTTTGTATTTTGAAAAGAATTCTTTGTTTCCcgtcatgtgtgttgtacatccACTATCTATGGTCCAATCATCTTCTTGTACAAAACCATTGAGACAAACCTATATACCATTTATCAATAAttttggtacccaatgtttgttgggtccgggatgattagcGTCAAAAATTCCTATTCTAACCCATCTCTTTATTGTTTTTACATGGTGATTACTTTTATGAGATGACTTAGTTTCGACCACTTTCTAACCCATCTCTTTATTGTTTTAGCATGTTTACTTGTGTTTGACACATCGGCTTTCCCTCCCTTAGGCCGTAGTGTCTCTACAACATTTGACTTATCTTTAGCTTTACAAAATACGGTTGGTTGTTTAGGAAATTCTATTATAGAAGCATTTTCTTTATAACCCAACCCTTTCTTGTTATTGGTAGGTCTTTGTACACTTAGGATGTCATCTAAAATCTTTTCACTACCATCATAATCTTAAAACTTTATTCTATTTTTAAGCAATTTGATCTTTTTGTTTAGTGATTGATTTTCATGTGTTAAATCATCGCAAGTAAGACATTCTTTTGTATTAGAGATTCTTTCTTTAAGTTGTAAAACTTCTAGTTTAAGTCATTTTCTCTTCTTAAATTTGTGTTACTATTGCTAACTTTACTAATTAACATACAAAGTTTAACAAAATTATCTATATTAAATTCAAATGTATTTGAAAGTACCTCATTCTCGGTTTGACCAACCAAGCATGTTTCCTCGTCATCCTCCGAGTTAGAAGCTTTAATCACCATGAGACACATTTCTTTTCCATCTTCTTGCGTTTTGTTTTCTTCATCATCCCAAGCTCCTAGAATAAACGCCTTCTCATTCTTCCTTTTAGGACATTCACTTATCAAGTGATTTGGGTCGCCACATCCGAATCACTTCCTTACAAACTTCTTCTTTGGATCAAATGGTGGCTTCTTAGAGTCCATTGGAAGACGAACGTTGTTTCCCGGTCTTCAGTAGAACTTCTTAAATGAACGAAAAATAAATGCAAGTTGTTCATCATCATTTAAGATATCATCGTCATCTACTTCATATTCACATTCTTCGCTTGCTTTAGCTTTCAAAGCAATTGACCTCGTCTTTTCTTTCTTAGTTTTGTCCGCCTCTTCGTCTTTCTCCAAGATGATCTCATGAACCTTGAGATTTCCAATGACTTCATCAAGAGTCAACTTTGTTAGATCCTTTGATTCGTCTATTGCCGTTACTTTAGGTCTCCATTTTGAGGTCAAGGCTCTCAAGAACTTTCGAACATATTGCTTATTGGTATAAGTAGTACCTAATGCTTTTAAACTCGAACAAGTATTGTTAAATCTAGCATAAACATTATCAAATTTCTCATTATCTAAAATAGCAAATTTTTCATATTGGGCTATTAGTAATTCGGTCTTATTTTCTATAACTTGGGTTTTTCCATGGTGGGTAATAAGTACACTATCCCAAATTTCCTTAGCCGTTCTGAACATAAAAACCTTTTCATATTCTTTCCTAGGTAAGGAATT
This genomic interval carries:
- the LOC139902260 gene encoding uncharacterized protein, whose translation is MGKGIKSEINDNKLQPSNKGKVTKLKDKNGCIFSCQIPHGRPWDNEKFDNVYARFNNTCSSLKALGTTYTNKQYVRKFLRALTSKWRPKVTAIDESKDLTKLTLDEVIGNLKVHEIILEKDEEADKTKKEKTRSIALKAKASEECEYEVDDDDILNDDEQLAFIFRSFKKKNEKAFILGAWDDEENKTQEDGKEMCLMVIKASNSEDDEETCLVGQTENEVCLNGFVQEDDWTIDSGCTTHMTGNKEFFSKYKEHNGGDVIFGGDVRGKIVGKGNITNCKITLEDVLHIRNLSFNFLSVGKICDKGYNMNFTKTSSHITKDGRNIIDGIRKKGLYTCRLDKFKHVDICLTSIHDTITLWHRRLGHANMKLIHNISSKEIVRDLPKFKYDTHFCDAC